The nucleotide sequence TTTAATCATATAGTCCACCAATACAAAAATGGCACAGATGAAAATCCCAAAACTACGCTCACGATACTCAGCAACTCGTGCAAACACACGGAGGAACAAACACAGTTCCGACACTTTACATAAACGTGCGTAAATCGTGAACACAACAAACATCAAATACAATCGAGCGCAATACACACAAGTCTAATCCCGCACGAACTAAGGCAGGCAACAGGTAccctatatacacacagaaataaatgcaattgaaaccaggtgtgaaaagaatcacagacaaaacaaacagaaaaggaaaaagggatcggtggtggctagtaaaccggcgacgccgaccgccgagtgccgcccgaacagggagaggagttaccttcggtagaagtcgtgacactgacatccaaataatattactacacagatcatacacgtaacgttagctagctagctaacagtgcgCTTTACCtaacaatgaaaacaactttctgacaaattaGAAATGCAGAATATcttaaaatgtagctagctagactctcttacctgtatacatggttCAACGAttttccctctctgtcacggatgccatggttgcccttagtttgaagatgtaatccggagacaggtgttttatacaacagtgTGTTCTCGTTTCaactccctctgcatatttgcaatgaaacgacagaattttctccatctccttagctatcatactctgcttccaccggacattccactgatttcaaaactcggtcctcctgaaaattagcaacacttttgcagttcttcgtgatttttttttttaaagcagaattataaaggattacctacacatgctgagcagctcatgttatagacagacggATGCTACAtgacagaccaatccgaactcatctctcggcatgtccagcccagccATTACCTCagtcaatcatggctagcgggaaggttcctgtatttttccgtggctaaaccaactaggttcaaaaGCCTCACCACACTGCACCCCTCCAGACCAGTAGGGAATAACATTATTCTATGTAATAGATTATCAATTATTCCATCATTCAAAATTATATCGCCCAATCCCACATTGACCCAGAgcgatcactctctctctctctctgtccccctttctctctgtgtAGGGCAGTGAGATGCCCCTGGAGGAGCTGCTGGCGTTGTATGGCTACGAGGTGTCTGACCCCCTCCTACAGCAGGACAGGGAGCCCAATGAGCTGTCAGCCAGTCTGCCTGACATGACACTGGACAAGGTGAGACCTGGGTATACCTAGACATAGCTGAGACAGATAActgaaaaaacagccagaaaaaGCATCAGATCAAGGGTGCTGAGTCCCTCGAATTCCACAGTCCAGACAGTTTTTGTTTCTTCTTAGTACTTCATTGATTAATTTGTTAGTAATTGGTTATTGGTGCACCTACCTGGTTTTCCAGGCAGAAATCAATCAATAGTTAAAAGGCAAGGtggagtctctgggttcgcgcccaggctttgtcgcagccggccgcgaccgggaggtccgtggggcgacgcacaattgggctagcgtcgtccgggttagggagggtttggccggtagggatatccttgtctcatcgcgctccagcgactcctgtggcgggccgggcgcagtgcgcgctaaccaagggggccaggtgcacggtgtttcctccgacacattggtgcggctggcttccgggttggaggcgcgctgtgttaagaagcagtgcggttgggttgtgcttcggaggacgcgtggcttttgaccttcgtctctcccgagcccgtacgggagttgtagcgatgagacaagatagtaattactagcgattggataccacgaaaaaggggagaaaaattaaaaaatatatataaataataaacttttttttattttattaaaaggcAAGGTGGAAAACAGGCATAGAGTAAGCTGTAATTGTCGTGGAGCTGTGTACTCCTGCATTCAAAAGCATTGCATGATACATGTTTTGGCATTGACATGATGTCTATTGATTCTTTCATGGATAATTGTTACTTGGTCCGTAAAGAAATTAGTTAAGACTGCCTCTTGATGGCCTGTCTTGTCTATAAACACTCAGAAAACATGACAATTACAGAATCACTTTCATATATCATAAATGCCATTTACTTTACTGTGTGTGATGCTGAGAGAAGGTAGTGGACTGTTCCATTGAGACAGTAATTGACTGTTCCATTCTTCCAGGACCAGATAGCTAAGGATCTGTTCTCAGGAGAAGATGAAGAGGAGTCATCAGCTGATGACCTCACTCCCTCTGTCACCTCCCATGCCTCCGACCTCCTCCGCCGCCACCTAAGAGGTACAACCAATGATGtcttatacagtatcatactataTAATGGGTATGACACACTTCCTCCCTTCCCAGCACAGCTACCACTTTCCATTAACAGACCTCCACCCACCCAGCCCACCACTCAGGAGATTCCCCTTCCTGTCATATCAcatcaatatatttttttaaatggtccgAGTGCTCATTTATGGCAAGACTGATTTGTTGTACCGGGAAGGTGTTATTGGGTAGTATTATGAGAATGCTACATattggcagtggtgtaaagtattcaagtaaaaatactttaaagtactacttaaggtttttggggtatctgtacgttactttactatttatatttttgactacttttacttcactacattcctaaggaaaataatgtacttttttccctgacacccaaaagtacttgttacattttgaatgattagcaggcgaggaaaatggttcaattcacacatttatcaagagaacatccctggtcatccctactgcctctgatctggctgactcactaaacacacatgctttgtttgtaaattatgttggtgtgcccctagctatcagcaaattaaaaacaccagaaaatggtgctgcctggtttgcttaatataaggaatttgaagtgatttatacttttacttttgatacttaagtatgtttaaaaccaaatacttttagacttttactcaagtagtatttcactgagtgactcacttttacttgaataATTTTCTAATAAGGtgtatttacttttactcaagtatgacatttgtgtactttttccaccactgtatagTGGTGTAACAAATGATCCCATTTTTGTTCTCCAGCCCATTCCCTGGCAAGTGGAGACAAAGGCACCTTAGTCAGCACCTCAGAAGAAGATTCAGACAATGATGACGACACCTCCATTCCCTCCAACGATGGACGCAAGGTGAGACACTGGGGACTACTGAACAGCGCTCAAATCCCCTACAATTACTCTTTAGGTAAATATAAAAACCTGTTGTCTGTGTGACTGAAACTATGGTTGTTCTTTTACCAGGACATCATGGTGGGCTCAATGTACCAAGCCAAAATCCCTACTCTCAGCCTATACTCAGACCAGGAGAGAGGTAACCCCAAATTTCCCCTTTCAGAATCAGTGCATATTTTGGATTAGTGTGTTGACACTTTTTGATTCGCCTCCGTCTCACAAACATCCTTATACCTGTGTCTCTCCATCTCCTGCTCCCAGTCTATGAGAATGAGGACCAGCTCCTGTGGACCCCAGACATGCTGTCAGGCCAGGCTGTAGAGGAGTTCTTACTGAGTGCCCAGAGATGGGGAGGCCAGGAGGGCACTAAAGACACCCTTATCACTGGGGACATAATCAAAGACAATGATCAGGTACTGTAGCGGGTTGGGGACTAAAGCAGGAACAGAGTGGGACTTAGTGGGGCTagagctatactgaacaaaaatatgaacgcgaCATGCAAGAATTtctatgattttactgagttacagttcataaggaagtcagtcaatttaaataaattcattaggccctaatctatggatttcacatgactgggcaggggcgctgACACAATCAGAATAATATTTGCCCTGcaaaaagcctttattacagacagaatactcctaagtttcatcagctgtccggttggctggtcttgaatgatcccgcaggtgaaaaagccggatgtggaggtcctgggctggtgtggttacatgtggtttgcggttgtgaggcaggttggacaCACTGACAAGTTCCTTAAAACAACAttgaaggtggcttatggtagagaaattaacataaaattatctggcaacagctctggtggacatacctgcagtcagcatgccaattgcacgctccctcaaaactttaaaCATCTGTGGCTTTGTGTTGTGTGACGACAACTGCTCATTTTAGAGTgtttttttattgtccccaggacaaggtgcacctgtgtaatgatcatgctgtttaatcagcttcttgataatccatccacctgacaggtgtggcatatcttggcaaaggagaaatgctcacttaacagggatgtaaacaaatttgtgcgcaacattttggagaaataagctttttgctgtatgaaacatttctgtgatttttttattttagctcatgaaacatgggaccaacactttacatgttgcgtttatatttttgtccagtataCGTTTGTTGGCCAATTAACTTTGTTTGAATGTTGAGTGACTTCTACACAGTTCACATTGTGGTCGAGGTCACAGATTTCAGTCACAACTGTTTCCCCTTTTTTCTCTTTCCCTCAGGTTCTGTATGAGCTGGTGAAATGCAGCTTCAATGCAGAGGAGGCACTGAGAAGACTGCGCTTTAATGTGAAAGTATTCAGCGGTAAGACCTTTCACTACACATttactactgctgtctagtaTGTATTGGCATCTTCTTGCGATACCTTACTAGTAACAACAACTCTATGAACTAATATCAATAATAACTCACTAGTGGAAGCGATTGATTAATTCAGCTCAATACAatgttggggtggtggtggttggtccTCAAAAACAAAATTGTATTGAGTTGAATTAAGATCCTTCAACTCAATAACCACCCCTGTAAATCAAAAATGTGTTGTTAATGCTCTCCAGCTGTTTAGTCTCTGGATGCTACTAGTATTTTCAATTTCagagcatttaaaaaaatatgtccCAAATTTCTTGTGGGATCATGGAACTTCTTTGGTATCTTTGGAACTTCCTCTGCTTTCCCTTGGAAATGCAATTATTTGATAGACCTAACATGAACCCATGTTACCAACAACTTGAAGACACACTCATTCTATATAATGGCCTAGGTCAAATATGTAGGCTAAATCTCGGGGCTCATTTTCACAAAGAGTCTTATTCGTATCAGCAGTCCTACCCTGAAACCCTTTTTGAATATGGGCCATGGTCTGTCATCTTGACTAAGGCTATAAAATGTTTTTGATCCTGCATTTCCGTTGTGCACATCCAAGCTGGGAGTGTAGGTGAAAATGTAGCTAATTGTGCCCGCTCCAGTGTAGGCTGACAAATTATTTCAGTAACAACAACTCTCAACAACGCAACAACTCTCTAAATAAGACCTTGTCTCTGTCTGACCACCTCTATAGGGAGATTGTTTTGCGGTATTATAATATAGATAATGGAAATCATTGCATTCAAACTTTGTGGCGCTTATGGGGTGAATGGATTTACAGTTATCATCTTGACATGGTGAGTTACTATAATATGGCTGTAATATGAGTTACAAATAATTCAAGTCTCCTTTTAGGGTATATTCCCACCTAACTGCTGTTGTCTTCTGTGTAGAGGAGCTGTGTGCCTGGAGCGAGGAGGAGTGTCGAAACTTTGAACATGGCTATCGAGTTCATGGGAAGAACTTCCACCTCATTCAGGCCAATAAGGTGAGCAGAACAGAAACTTCCATCGTCAGGTTTGGGGAGAACCTGATTTGCTACAAAGCTGAAATTCTCTGTTTTTCAGTCATGACATTGACTGGTATCATACATTACCCCTTAAATGCAAATGTTGACAGCTGCTTCGTCATAACCTGAGGCGTACCTGTACAAACCTGCTTGTCTGCATTGATCAGACAGGAAACTCACTGATTTCCATACTGCAGCAAACAGTAAACCACACTGTGTTTACATGTCAGGTACGCACACGGTCGGTGGGGGAGTGTGTGGAGTATTACTACATGTGGAAGAAGTCGGACCGCCATGAGTACTTTACCCAGCAGACCACCAAGCTGGGTCGCAAGAAGTACAGTCTGCAGTCAGGGAACATGTAAGTAGCACTGCAGATATGAGACGGTCTCTCAATGACCCTTTctcagggatgcaaactagtcacctttcagcagaattcaccgttttgaatccaaaataggtgacctacGTGATTCGTGTAGATCTGATGAGGAAACTTTGGGCGATGGGTGTGGGGTGCTTTGGATGACTACTGGCTGTATGCGAACGAGTGATGCGCATTTGGAGCAGtactggctgtatccaaggctcagccaatcgttcaCATAAAAACAGAATGCAGGACACGACTGAAGAGAGAACATACGACCAATGTGCTAGTTACAGCGTCAGTGTGCGCTCTGGAAAGAGGCGTGGAAGGCAGTTTGACTGTTAATTTACAGCAGCGGGTCCCCTGAACTATAACGAAgaggtaggtgagaagcctgaccacggagacgggggtgagaaggtgatgaagcgtacttcatgagctgtaaccgaaaactgtcatttggaaagtttgaggtgagggagaaagtgtggtggaacaagtattgttagcattgttaagtatcttgctagctggatcGAATTATCCGTTATAGCTTtccagagaaatgttgagcaacatcaGCCAACTGAactgatcaaataattgagtttatggtgtgaaaattagcAGGCTAAAAAAAGTCAGACAGCtaacatcagatgagctaacgttagtaacctaaccaattcgctcgctatagtattaactggtaaCGTTAACGTTATACGACTCCTTGCCGTTCCTCAAGTTATAACTCGTTAGTTACTTACTGGACCCTGGCgatctgtgtgaaatgttaacgTTAACTAACTTAACGAACGAACTACTATCTGTGAACTAATGTTTTCCCACTACAGTAAGTTATGTGGTtcattttcagaatgagagaattaggtgaaaatgaggcGTTGCTTGTTGAACAGTTAAgtggagctgggcctggcttaaaCTGGGTGCCACTATAGAGGTAAACTGGATgccacacactttccctctttctcactttttcAATAGAGTGAATAAaaaggggtatgccaggtgtactctctgcctgaaataagatcaattatgccaacaaagggtatcatgctctgctggcacattgtaaTTGGCAGTAATTGTACAATGTAATAATATGCAGTGTAGCCTAAAGATGattgcttttgttgtgttgaacttgacagtaacacttgtgtgagtgaggggggattattacattttttactcagTGAACattatttttgcacacatgtagccttgtgcacttgatcgatgTCTGCTATAGTGACCACTAgaatagagcaaaaatagaatgcctatttgtttcattctatttctacttcagatgtttttttcccaagtgcaatatttagatgtgtgtggtcacaagtgttctattataaaggctgtcatggctaactgcaatattagtgtattgtttttttttcttcttaagacttgagtgtcatttgcagtaaagtctaggcaacacATATCATTGGAATGCTTCCTTTACATTTTTTAGCTGTGTgttaggttcacattaaccactttttattttacacacagagactgatcatgtagatcatattctttgtttaattagttaaaacctACATTTCCCACTGGCAGGGAttttttgcatgtttcagtgcaaaaaataaaaagtgtcacctttttgggccctcaccagtttgTATCCCTGCTTTCTAGACTTGACACTCAAGCTGCATTTAAATGTCGGCTAAATTAGCACATGCCCccatcatgttgttgttgttatgatCTTCTCCTTGGCATGACATTGTTCTCAGAATATATTATTTAAATATGGTGTAGGAAAAGGAAAAGTGGACACAGTGTGGACACAGTAGACATATCTTTACCATGATGGGAATGTGACAGGATCATCTTTATCAGAACAGGAAAGCTGcatgtaaacaacaggtgtagagacAAGTAAACAATATAACCTCCCAATTGTCATTGTTTTCAGACCAGAGATTTGTATTATGTTTAGCTCATATCATGCTGGGAGTTTGAAACTCAAAACGGAAATGAATGTTCTTCTTGGACAAGTTCATGTGCAGTTGGGACTGTTTACACAAGTTTCCTACTGTGTTGTCTTCCAGGGAGGATGGTGAGCAGGATGGAGAGCAGGATGGAGAGGTTGGGGAGATGGAGGGGTGCTCCCAGATTGAGCCCCACTCACCCCCACCAGTCATGGACCTGGACAAGCAAGGTAACTCCTGGTCCCTAGCCgtagtcccagccccagtcctatacctcagCTCTGGCCCTGATTCCTGCATCAGATAATTTTACTGAGACCGACAGACCACAAACACTACAGCTTGTTTGAAGGACTGCGGTCAGAAGAGTTAGCTAGAACCATAAGTGATAGTTGTATGCCCTCTCCTCTGAAGTCGCAGGAAtcaactagaggttgaccgattatgatttttcaacgccgataccgatatcagttattggaggaccaaaaaaagccaataccgattaatcggccgattttttttaaaatatttttaaataaaacaaataatttgtaataatgacaacaatactgaatgaacacttattttaacttaatataatacatcaataaaatcaatttagcctcaaataaataatgaaacatgttcaatttggtttaaataatgcaaaaacaaagtattggagaagaaagtaaaagtgcaatatgtgccatgtaaaaaagctaacgtttaagttccttgctcagaacatgagaacatatgaaagctggtggttccttttaacatgaggcttcaatattcccaggtaagaagttttaggttgtagttattggatgttcttataggcactttagtattgccagtgtaacagtatagcttccgtccctctcctcgcccctacctgggatcgatccaggaacacatcgacaacagccaccctcgaagcatcgttacccatcgctccacaaaagccgcggcccttgcagagcaaggggaacaactactccaagtctcagagcgagtgacgtcaccgattgaaacgctattagcgcgcaccccgctaactagctagccatttcacatcggttacaccagcctaatctcgggagttgataggcttgaagtcataaacagctcaatgcttgaagcattgcgaagagctgctggcaaaacgcacgaaagtgctgtttgaattaatgcgtacgagcctgctgctgcctaccatcgctcagtcagactgctctatcaaatatcaaatcatagacttaattataacataataacacacagaaatacgagcctttggtcattaatatgttggatccggaaactatcatttcgaaaacaaaacgtttattctttcagtgaaatgcggaaccattccgtattttatctaacgggtggtatCCCTAAGTTtcaatattgctgttacattgtacaaccttcaatgttatgtcataattatgtacaattctggcaaattaattacggtctttgttaggaataaatggacttcacacagttcgcaacgagccaggcggcccaaactgctgcatataccctgactgcttgcacggaacgcaagagaagtgacacaatttccctaaatATAAGAAatgaatgttagcaggcaatattaactaaatatgcaggtttaaaaatatatacttgtgtattgattttaaagaaaggcattgatgtttatggttaggtacattggtgcaacgacagtgcttttttcgcaaatgcgcttgttaaatcatcacccgtttgtcgaagtaggctgtgattcaatgagaaattaacaggcaccgcatcgattatatgcaacgcaggacacgctagataaactagtaatatcatcaaccatgtgtagttaactagtgattatgttaagattgattgttttttataagataagtttaatgctagctagcaacttaccttggcttcttgctgccctcgagtaacaggtagtcagcctgccacgcaggctcctcgtagagtgcaatgtaaggcaggtggttagagctttggactactaactgtaaggttgcaaaaacgaatccccgagctgacaaggtaaaaatctgtcgttctgcccctgaacaaggcagttaacccaccgttcctaggtcgtcattgaaaataagaatgtgttcttaactgacttgcctagttaaataaaggtgtataaCAAAAAAATttacggccaaatcggtgtccaaaaataccgatatccgattgttatgaaaacttgaaatcggccctaattaatcggccattccgattaatcgatcGACCTCTAGAATCCACCCACTTGCTGTACCATTTCAAAGATATGTCATGCCAAATCACCCCATATCCACCTGTCTCTGTCTTATTACTTGAGTCTTATTATTTATTTTCTTGATTACattatttgtctgtttgatggGTTGTGTTTATTAACATATGATTTAAAGCATTTTTATGTGTTGTTTTATGTGTCTGTTTTCCCAttgctttgtgtgtgtttgtctgtggtgTTTCTACCTGTGTGTTGACATGGCGGTGCAGAGGAGGAGGGCCGACCTCGTCGCAGACGAACGCCCCGCTTTCTCTTAAAGCCCTGAGCTCACTACACACAGGCCACTCTAATCAGGCAGGGCCACCAGGTAAAGATTCTAACCAGGCAGGGCCACCAGGTAAAGATTCTAACCAGGCAGGGCCACCAGGTAAAGATTCTAACCAGGCAGGGCCACCGGGTAAAGATTCTAACTAGACAGGGCCACCAGGTAAAGAGTCTAACCAGACAGGGCCACCAGGTAAAGACTCTAACCAGGCAGGGCCACCAGGTAAAGATTCTAACCAGGCAGGGCCACCAGGTAAAGATTCTAACCAGACAGGGCCACCAGGTAAAGACTCTAACCAGACAGGGCCACCAGGTAAAGATTCTAACCAGACAGGGCCACCAGGTAAAGACTCTAAACAGGCAGGGCCACCAGGTAAAGACTCTAACCAGGCAGGGCCACCAGGTAAAGATTCTAATCAGGCAGGGCCACCAGGTAAAGACTCTAACCAGGCAGGGCCACCAGGTAAAGACTCTAAACAGGCAGGGCCACCAGGTAAAGACTCTAACCAGACAGGGCCACCAGGTAAAGACTCTAACCAGACAGGGCCACCAGGTAAAGACTCTAACCAGGCAGGGCCACCAGGTAAAGACTCTAACCAGACAGGGCCACCAGGTAAAGACTCTAACCAGACAGGGCCAGCAGGTAAAGACTCTAAACAGGTAGGGCCACCAggtaaagacagacagagagagggatagaggggatggGGTGAGGGAGGTCTGGGGACAAACTTCACTAACCCTACCTAGCTTATACTAACCCCACTGGAGTGCTTGATATGAGGTCAGGTTTTCATGAGGTCAAGTTTCATGTGGTCAGAACTAGAGGGTCTTTTCCAAAAGATTTTTGAGGGCATTATGATTCTCAGGCCAGGAAGTTGAAAGTATGAAATATAAAATACTAAACCATAATCAAATCTCAGGGCTCATGAAAATTATTTTATTGGAGGCTTAGCATTTTAGAAATGTTGTATTGGCTTCCtctcaatactttctgaattgTAACCTAAAATGATTGATGAGTATTTTATTAACATTCTTTTTATAATTATGTTCTAATTATCTTACCATGTTTACCAGCTTTGTTAAATTGTACTTTGTCTGAAACTAAGATTTTGTGTGGAGCTGATTGTAACATTAAGGAGAAAAAAGGGAAACCACTGTCCAATGTCAATGCCAGTGATGACTCGATCAGTTACCATTGAGGTAGTGCTTGTTCAAGTCCTTCTTTGTAATTCTTCTCTCCTTGTCTAGATGCTGAATTGCGGATGGAGGTTTTGGAGCTGTGTGGTGCTCCTTGTCCCAGCCCAAGCCCACAGAGGGAGCAGCTGTTCAGACACTTATCTCCACTCCCCTCTCTGAAGGACCTGCAGCAGGAGCCCTCTCTGAACTGTCCTAGCCCGGTCCGCTGTCCCACCTCTCCCCCTGCCCAGCTCCACCCCTCCCCCCGGCCCAGCGGCAGCCCCACATCCTCCCCAGCAGAGCCTCATCTCCTGGGTTCTGGCTTCTACCAGCTGCAACTGGGGCCCTTCCT is from Salvelinus alpinus chromosome 16, SLU_Salpinus.1, whole genome shotgun sequence and encodes:
- the LOC139541044 gene encoding LOW QUALITY PROTEIN: mesoderm induction early response protein 2-like (The sequence of the model RefSeq protein was modified relative to this genomic sequence to represent the inferred CDS: inserted 1 base in 1 codon) produces the protein MRTNDFETAPHLRASVILDGIYRCWQSYQRVTQCSGSMGSGDHRRSLVEILRQGYEGPEEESRALVELEKSLAAAXMRMAARPHTGSEMPLEELLALYGYEVSDPLLQQDREPNELSASLPDMTLDKDQIAKDLFSGEDEEESSADDLTPSVTSHASDLLRRHLRAHSLASGDKGTLVSTSEEDSDNDDDTSIPSNDGRKDIMVGSMYQAKIPTLSLYSDQERVYENEDQLLWTPDMLSGQAVEEFLLSAQRWGGQEGTKDTLITGDIIKDNDQVLYELVKCSFNAEEALRRLRFNVKVFSEELCAWSEEECRNFEHGYRVHGKNFHLIQANKVRTRSVGECVEYYYMWKKSDRHEYFTQQTTKLGRKKYSLQSGNMEDGEQDGEQDGEVGEMEGCSQIEPHSPPPVMDLDKQDAELRMEVLELCGAPCPSPSPQREQLFRHLSPLPSLKDLQQEPSLNCPSPVRCPTSPPAQLHPSPRPSGSPTSSPAEPHLLGSGFYQLQLGPFLPDGLSMGPEGGASQRVQLGPFLRDGLSMEPEGGASQRLQVDFSLPSVPQPPPLSAIAPSSSVTSDFGAISSYLCPSALCPPPVQHSRSLTQ